The genomic stretch GGGGAGACCCACGGCCTTCCCACGCTCATCACGCGCACGTGCAACAACTTCGGTCCGCGCCAGCACCCCGAGAAGCTCATTCCAAAATTCATTCAACGGGCTGTGAAAGGCGAGACGCTCCCAGTGTACGGCGATGGGTCGAACGTTCGTGAGTGGATCTACGTCGAAGACAACTGCACGGCACTTGACACGGTGCTCCGTGAGGGAGAGCTCGGCGAAGTGTACAATATCGGGAGTGGTGAAGAACTCTCGAACATAGAGACCACTGAAAAGATTCTGGAAGCTGTTGGTGGTTCCTCCGAACAGATCGAGTTCGTCGAAGACCGAGCTGGCCACGATCAGCGATACGCCATCGATGCAACCAAGATTAAAGAACTTAGCTGGGAGCCAACATGGAGCTTTGACGAAGGTCTCGAAGCCTGCGTTGACTATTATCTTTCTACCTGAAAATGTCTAATGAATCGCTAGAGGACGGCAAACCAATCCCTGACGACGAGTGGGAAGCAATCGTTCGTAATGTGCCACTGGTTTCGGTCGATTTGGTGATACGACACGAGGGCGGAGTTGTACTTGGGCTCCGGGAGAACGAACCTGTCCGTGGTGAATGGTTCGTACCTGGGGGCACTGTGATGAAGAACGAGACTCTCACTGACGCAGCCCACCGGGTTGCACGTGATGAACTAGGCATTAACGTAACGATTGAAGAACGATTGGGGACATTCGAACACTTCTATAACACCTCTGAAATTGCAGGAGTCGATTCAAAGCACTACCTGGCTACGGCATTCGTGGTTACCCTCAATGTAGACGAACTCAGTCCCGATGAACAGCATAGTCAGTTGAGGGTTTTCGAACCCCCATACGAAAACCTGCATCCGTATGTCGAACGCTACCTCTCAAAATTGGATTGAAGGGTTTCTTCTCGTCGTAGTTACCGCTGATTATTCTTTTTGAGATAGCTGCCGCCACTGGCCAACTGCTTTTGTGAACTCGTTCACCACACCAACCAGTGTCTGTGCCCAGCCAGAGCCTATGTACTAACGAGGACTCTTCGGAAGGGACCACCCACACGCAACGCTCACCGCCCCTTTCACTTCCGCGGTTCTTCCAAGGGGAATCGCCAAGATGTCCTTCAAAACTCCGCTCTGGTCTCTATATCACTCTCTGACTGAATCCTATCCCCCACCTCCTGTGGTGAACTGGTTCACATCCCCGTGATTGCTATGAACTTCCTCACAGTCTACGAGTAGCGCCTTGCGCTTTTGCTTCACTCCTGTGCTTGTCTGGACCGACTGAGCTTCCCGCAACTGACATCCGTCGACCGATTTGGCCATCGCCTCTAACAGGTCGTAGGCGTACCGTCGCGAGACTCCCACACAGCCTTTGATTTCCGTTGCGGAGACAGACACCCGAGACTGGTCCCCACGTTGCTTGTTTGCTGCGTACTCGAGGATGACTACGAATTTCTGCTCTTTCGTGGATGCTTCTGGTGAAATATCACCAAACTGTGTGAGGCGCTCATCGACCTCTGCGAGATGTGTCTCTATCTCATGCAATCGCTCACTGAACTCTCGACCCTCATTGGGTAGGTCTTCCATCGACTCAATATCCGCTGCAATTGCGTGGCGCACCGTCGCTGTGAGCAAAGGGATGCACTGTCCAGTTACGGTTGCAAGCGTCTCCTCAATCTCTTCAACTGCTATCTCCAGCTCATTGAGTCGGGCGATTACCTCCTCATCGCTCACGAAAAATCACCACTATGCACTCGCCATACAAATCGGTCGATTGGCCCGATTGCTCGCAGAAACTCAGCGATCTGTCCGGAATCGTTTTCACGATGTATTGTCGTATCTTTCATTGCTTCTCACACGGGAAGCGCGGTCAGGTGTTCCAGCACCTGGCCATTTTGTGCGATACCGCGCTTCGTCCAGAGACACAACTGGGGGTGGTATAATTATTGTGATTAGCACATTCTAAAAACAATAACGATTGGACTTGCCCAATCATTATATTCACATCCCCTGAATTCACGTTCAATGCCGGCTATCTCTCTCAATCCAACCGACAACGCAGTTCTTGATCTTCTCACTGAGGGTCGATGTACGCCCTCGTACATCGCCCAGGAAACGTCCTACTCTCGAGGGAACATCCAGAACCGCCTCCTCAGACTCGTCGAACACGGGTACGTTCGTCAACTCGGTGGTGGCCTCTACGAACTCTCAGAAGACCCTCGTTCATCCTAACGCTCGGAACGTCGGACCAACTGGCTGAGGACATGCGAAATGAACTCTCTTTCTACGCCAATTTAGAGCCACGATCTTGGAAAAAGACATACGAAATGCACTCTCATTTTCACACTTCACGTCGTGTCGTAGGCAACAGGAATTGAGCTGACGAGAGACCAATGACTGGTGCTCTCTCGAGTTTTCTTGCCAGGATTCGCGGGTTGCGTTTGGGCGAGAATTTCTTACCAAACATTTGGAAGCGTTGTGAGAAGCATTGTTTGGTAAGAAATTAAAATCGTATCCTCGCTGCTGTGCGTTGGAATGTAACTCTCCTATATCGCACGGACATCTCGAAGGTCGACGGGTAGACTGACCTTGCATTCGCAGAGGGAGGGTAGGTTTCGTCTGTTCACAGGAAGTAGGCGTCGTCTCTGTGTAGAATTCTACCAAGTGAGGATCTTACCAGTCCACCAACGGCAAACCGAGAGCAGTTTGGGTTGGGGTGAGGGGGTAGATTTCGTCTGTTCACGGCGGAGACACGCCCTCTCGCTGTAGAATTTCCGGAGGAGTAGTACTCAGAGGGGGTAGGTTTCGTCTGTTCCTGAAGGAACCGGCTCCCCACCAAAAGCAGGAATGAGGGAGAGTACATTTCGTTTGTTCCCACGCAATTTCAGCAGATAGACGACCTATAGAGCCAGATTACAATTAGAGGTATAACAAACGAAACAGACGAAACACTCTACTTTAACGAAACAGAAAACCTGTGATTTTATCAATGGGTGGTGAGTGCGTATGAATATCATATGCCATCCGACGCGTCGAACCCGTTCAACGAGGTGACTCACACACTTTTTTCTCGCAAGGAAGTTCTGAAGGAGGACTACCAGCCAGATCAGATCCTTGAACGGGACCAGGAGATTGCCGCCTATCGAGATGCACTCTCTGACGTGCTGTTTGGCAGGTCACCACCGAACATATTCGTCTACGGGAAAACAGGGGTTG from Haladaptatus sp. QDMS2 encodes the following:
- a CDS encoding GDP-mannose mannosyl hydrolase, yielding MSNESLEDGKPIPDDEWEAIVRNVPLVSVDLVIRHEGGVVLGLRENEPVRGEWFVPGGTVMKNETLTDAAHRVARDELGINVTIEERLGTFEHFYNTSEIAGVDSKHYLATAFVVTLNVDELSPDEQHSQLRVFEPPYENLHPYVERYLSKLD
- a CDS encoding winged helix-turn-helix domain-containing protein encodes the protein MPAISLNPTDNAVLDLLTEGRCTPSYIAQETSYSRGNIQNRLLRLVEHGYVRQLGGGLYELSEDPRSS